The following nucleotide sequence is from Archangium lipolyticum.
CGCAGGATTCCAACTGTCGCGACATCCTCGACCACGACTCGGCCACCGATGGCGATCTCGACATCGCCTACGCGTTGCTGCTCGCGCATAAACAGTGGGGCTCCAGCGGCTCGATCAATTACGCGTCCGAAGCCACCCGAGTGCTCAATGCAATCGCGAAGAGCAATGTCAATCCGACCACCCGACTGGTCAATCTCGGCGATTGGGCCATGTTGCAGGAGGATCCCGCCTATTACTACGCCACGCGTAGTTCGGACTGGATGCTCGGCCACTTCCGCGGCTTCATCGGCCACACCAGCACCGACTGGTCGCGGGTGTTGAGCGCGCATCAGACGTTGATTGAAACGATGCAGACCCGATACGCCAGCTCGACTGGCCTGGTGCCCGACTTCATCGTCAACACGAACACCACGCCTCGCCCCGCGCCCGCCAACTTCCTCGAGGCTCCGCACGACGGCAGGTATTCCTGGAATGCGAGCCGCGTGCCGTGGCGCATCGGCATCGACGCGGCCATCAGTGGCGACACACGCTCGCGCAACGCGGCCAGCATGATCAGTCGTTGGATTCGCGGCAAGACCGGAGGCAAGCCGAACAACATCCGTGCCGGCTACTACCTCGACGGCCGCCAGATCGAGTCCTACAACGACATGGTCTTCATGGCGCCGTTCGCCGTCGCGGCCACCACGGACGCCGGTGGTCAGGCATGGCTGGACAGCCTGTGGAATCAGATCGTCTCCACCGGCCCCACCGAGGACTACTACGGCGACACGCTCAAGCTGCTGGTCATGCTGTGCGTCTCGCGTAACTGGATGACGCCGTAATCGGGCTCCTTGACGCCCGCTGGCATGGGCCCTGTTCAAACTCGGATTCACCTGAAGCAACCACCGCTCGGGCCAAGCTCACAGCCCAGCGGTGGCTTGTCTATATCAATCAACGTGTTCCAGACTTGTGCTTTCCAGAGCTCGCATCCAGTCGGACCAATGGGCCGGATCCATAGGCTGACCGTCTGAACCCAATTGAAGCCCCGATAGCAAGTCACCCAGGGCCACTGGCCTACCGACTCGGTTCCAGTA
It contains:
- a CDS encoding glycosyl hydrolase family 8, whose product is MKHLMQGFALAFLGIAGAAHAQNHPFGSHHQPYHSSTLSVSAGAAAADNATSDFYWKWKSRYVEAGCQPDEYRIRASTGDGAHVVSEGQGYGMLIAVMMAGQDPQAREIFDGLHRYNRRHPSQNNPDLMAWAQDSNCRDILDHDSATDGDLDIAYALLLAHKQWGSSGSINYASEATRVLNAIAKSNVNPTTRLVNLGDWAMLQEDPAYYYATRSSDWMLGHFRGFIGHTSTDWSRVLSAHQTLIETMQTRYASSTGLVPDFIVNTNTTPRPAPANFLEAPHDGRYSWNASRVPWRIGIDAAISGDTRSRNAASMISRWIRGKTGGKPNNIRAGYYLDGRQIESYNDMVFMAPFAVAATTDAGGQAWLDSLWNQIVSTGPTEDYYGDTLKLLVMLCVSRNWMTP